The stretch of DNA CCGACGGTGCGCCCGTCTACCGCTATGCGCCGACCGGCCCACGGGAGCACATCGGGACATCGTGTACCGCAGTCCCGGCGGTGGGATCGGCGTCGACTGGGTGGTCATGCGCCTCAATGCTGACGCGGTACTCACGTCGAACGGTCCCAGCGCCCGGGTCGACGGGATCGGAGCCTCCAACCCGGTCGGTCCCCTTTGCAAGGATGGGGCAGGTACCGGCGTCCATTGCGGGTCGATCACCTCGCAGAACACGACACGCTTCTACAGCAATGCCCAATCCGGCGGTGGCGACTCCGGCGGTCCCGTACTTCAGAACAACGAGATCGTGGGCATGGTTCGCGGATTCGACACTGCGCTGTTGGCGTTCGAGTACATCAAGTTCACTGCCGTCCTCGACGGCATCAACGCCCAGCCCAACCCCGTCGGCAAGGGTTTCGTCGTCACCAACAGCTGACCCACGACCCAGACGCGGTCATGCTCGTCGAGATGTCCAGCAGCGATGCCTGTTTTGGACGGGCTGTTGCGGGACATCGCCGGGGTGCGGCGGGCACACAGCAGCCGCCGCGTCCCGCACGCCCCCAACCCTTACCGCGCAATCCCGACAAAACTCGCAGCCGACCCCGGCGGCGTCCACTGCCCTGTCGGAATCCGACAGGGCAATGTCACACCTCACGCAACCGACATTTGTGCCTGAGCGTCGTGGAATGCTTGCTCGATCTCGGCCGGAATCCGGCCGCGAGGTGACACCTCGTGACCCGCCCCGAGCGCCCACTCACGAATCTCCCTCGACGACTTCTTCACGGTCGTCTTCTTCGCGGTCGTCTTCTTCACGGCCGACGTCTTCGCCGACGCCGCTTTTGTCTGAACAGGCTCAGCCTGAGCGTTGTGGAAAGCTTGCACGATCTCGGCCGGAATCCGGCCGCGGGGTGACACCTCGTGACCCGCCCCAAGGGCCCACTCACGAATCTCCCTCGACGAATTCTTCGCCGGAACCTTGCTCACCACGGCCGTCTTCGCCGGAGTCTTCTCCGCGACTGGCTTCTTCACGACTGCCTTCTCCGCAGCCGGCTTCTTCGCGACTGCTTTCTTTCCGGCCGTCTTCGTCGGAGCCTTCTTTGTCGCAGCCTTCTTTGTCGCAGCCTTCTTTGTCGCGGCCGTCTTCGTCGCGGCCGTCTTCGTCGCGGCCGTCTTCGTCGCGGCTGCCTTCGTGGCAGCCTTCTTTACCGGCGCCGGTTTGACCTGGACCTTCGTCGCCTGAGCGTCGTGGAAGGCCTGCACGATCTCCGCCGGAATCCGGCCGCGAGGTGACACCTTGTGCCCCGCCCCGAGCGCCCACTCACGAATCTCCGTGGACGACTTCTTCGCCGGAGCCTTGCTCACGACTGCCGTCTTCACCGGCGCCTTCTTCGCGACCGGCTTCTTCACGGCCGTGCTCTCCGCAGCAGCTTTCTTCGCGACTGCTTTCTTTCCGGCCGTCGTCTTCGCGGCCGTCGTCTTCGCGGCCGTCTTTGTCGCAGCCTTCTTCGTTGCGACTGTCTTTGTCGCAGCCGCCTTCTTCGTAGCCGCCTTCTTTACCGGCGCCGATTTCACCTCGACCTTCGTCGCCTGAGCGTCGTGGAAGGCCTGCACGATCTCCGCCGGAATCCGGCCGCGAGGTGACACCTCATGACCCGCCCCGAGCGCCCACTCACGAATCTCCCTCGACGAATTCTTCGCCGGAACCTTGCTCACCACGGCCGTCTTCACCGGCGTCTTCTCCGCGACCGACTTCTTCACGACTGCCTTCTCCGCAGCCGGCTTCTTCACGACTGCCTTCTTTCCGGCCGTCTTCGTCGCGGCCGTCTTCGTCACGGCCGACTTCTTCGCCGGCGCCGCTTTTGCCTGAACCGGCTTTGCCTGAGCGTCATGGAATGCTTGCACGATCTCGGCCGGAATCCTTCCGCGGGAGGATACTTCGCGACCCTCCGCGATCGCCCACTCGCGAATCTCCTTGGTTGTCGTCTTTGTCGAACC from Rhodococcus opacus B4 encodes:
- a CDS encoding Lsr2 family DNA-binding protein; protein product: MSVGLRCCNLSSGESLDYREMPPAVSVCVRRLPGEKGDSMAVSPRISDGSTKTTTKEIREWAIAEGREVSSRGRIPAEIVQAFHDAQAKPVQAKAAPAKKSAVTKTAATKTAGKKAVVKKPAAEKAVVKKSVAEKTPVKTAVVSKVPAKNSSREIREWALGAGHEVSPRGRIPAEIVQAFHDAQATKVEVKSAPVKKAATKKAAATKTVATKKAATKTAAKTTAAKTTAGKKAVAKKAAAESTAVKKPVAKKAPVKTAVVSKAPAKKSSTEIREWALGAGHKVSPRGRIPAEIVQAFHDAQATKVQVKPAPVKKAATKAAATKTAATKTAATKTAATKKAATKKAATKKAPTKTAGKKAVAKKPAAEKAVVKKPVAEKTPAKTAVVSKVPAKNSSREIREWALGAGHEVSPRGRIPAEIVQAFHNAQAEPVQTKAASAKTSAVKKTTAKKTTVKKSSREIREWALGAGHEVSPRGRIPAEIEQAFHDAQAQMSVA